CAGGCTGGCTTCGCTCAGTACGCTGCAAGTGTGAATGATGAACCAAGCACGTGCGACGAGCGACCGACGGCAACCGGGGGGCGCATCATCATCCTGTGTGGCCTACCGGGATCTGGGAAAACAACGATGGCGCGACGACTGGAAGCTGACGGTGCGGTGCGATTCAGCCCTGATGAGTGGGTGTTGCGGCTGGCGCTGGACGAGGTGACCGACGAGGTGCGCCATCGGGTGAACATGCTGGCCCTGGATATTGCCGAACAGGTCGCCGCAGGCGGAGCGACGGTGGTACTCGAGCACGGCTTCTGGCAGAAACAACACCGGGACCAGACCCGGA
The sequence above is drawn from the Deinococcus hopiensis KR-140 genome and encodes:
- a CDS encoding AAA family ATPase, which translates into the protein MNDEPSTCDERPTATGGRIIILCGLPGSGKTTMARRLEADGAVRFSPDEWVLRLALDEVTDEVRHRVNMLALDIAEQVAAGGATVVLEHGFWQKQHRDQTRIRARELGIAVELHVLDVPIDELVRRVFERNKRVSASWQRIDELSLRTWATWFEVPTDEERGWFDPPRLGAS